TTTCATCTTGGTCTTACCCTTTCACACCTTCTGCAGGAGGCTTGCTCTTGAATTGGCGAGTCTGCCTCTGCTTGAACTTGGGGGGCCCTTTGCGTGGAGTGGTGGGACCCTGGTTTGAAGCTGGGGGAACCAAAGTAGTATTGTCACTCATTCTGATGGTCCTTGGGTGGCTGATGGCTGTCCTTCAGGCACCTTAGACAGCAACAGGAAACAAGCGCCTTCAGGGTAGGAGGACCATTGTTTTTATAC
This DNA window, taken from Desmodus rotundus isolate HL8 chromosome 3, HLdesRot8A.1, whole genome shotgun sequence, encodes the following:
- the PDE6H gene encoding LOW QUALITY PROTEIN: retinal cone rhodopsin-sensitive cGMP 3',5'-cyclic phosphodiesterase subunit gamma (The sequence of the model RefSeq protein was modified relative to this genomic sequence to represent the inferred CDS: substituted 1 base at 1 genomic stop codon), whose product is MSDNTTLVPPASNQGPTTPRKGPPKFKQRQTRQFKSKPPAEGVKGFGDDIXGMEGLGTDITVMCPWKAFSHLALHELAQFGIT